From the genome of Nicotiana tabacum cultivar K326 chromosome 17, ASM71507v2, whole genome shotgun sequence:
tcataagtccctgAGAATTCTGTCCTTGATCACTCCTTCGATTATTCTGGGCGGAATTGCATCCCGAATCATTATTCCTTCAATTTTTgttgtatggttgatatcggtctctgttcgaccttggttctctgtcgatatccctCTGGTTTTTAACAACCGGCCTGTTTGGATGTACTGATTCGGAAGgagctcctaattggtcgtcctcgaccctgatttttgaccgataccgattgtgcacatctgcccaagttacagctggatattcgaccaaattttgttttagccgacgtgatgctatcgaacttcgctcgttcaacccttgggtgaaagcttgaacggtccaatcgtctgtgactggtggcaaatccatgcgttccatttgaaaacggtACACGAATTTCCTCAGcatttcattttccctttgttttacttttaaAAGGTCTAATTTCcttgttgcgacttttatggCACCGGCGagtgcctttacaaaagaatctgccagcatggcaaataagtcgatggaatttggtagcagattgtgataccaaatcacTGCACACTTCGAGAGAGTCTCTCCAAAAATTTTTAACAACACATATtcgatttcgtcatcttctaaatcgttacccttgatggcacatgtgtaagaggtgacgtgttcgttggggtcggtagttccgttatatttgggaatctTGGGTATACGGAATTTTTTCGGAATTGGCATTGGGGCTGCACTCAAGGGAAAAGGCGTTTGCACGAATTGTTTGGAATATatcccttttatcattggtggtgcccccgggatctgatcgaccctggagttatatgtttctattTTTTATCATTTGCTTCGATCCGCTTTGTGAGCTCCTCGAGtatcttagcaatttcgggagtagtccccgattcttgatCGTTTGACCTTACTACGGCTGGCTCCATTTTGTGGGCAATTTCGCGAGGTGGATTGGGTTCTGGCCTGCTTGGTGTCTGATTTTGGCTCTGCAAttgagctatcgctacctgttaGGCTTGcagcatttcaaaaatcatacgcaagctgactcTATTTTCCTCAACGTTATGGCTGTCTCGAGCCGCAGATCGAGTACCGCCATGAAcgctattttcaggttcagaacgttggtttgcctcaagggccacatgtgaattaacgtctAGTGGTACTTTGACCCGAGCTTCAGGTGCTCCGAATCGAGCTTCCATGGCATCGATAAGCAGCCCTCCGGCCCTGGGCATCAAGTTGTTGGTTTCGTCTTGAAGGCTGGCTTCGTtttcgataggtaaagccattaaTTGAGGGTTTGCCATTGCTAATCTGAAGCCAAAGACACTTTCAAAAGACATGTGTAAAATGGCATGCGTTTGCatattcgtatcaaataaccacttttatccttagccccacggtgggctccaaactatttacccaaaaaacggatagagttgaatttgtacgtagttctaaggatatgcggtatagcttaatacaaatcgtaaggataaatagaaatatcaaatacggattgcaaagaatgaaaaataaacaaggttggaaagaagatgattttgaGGACTaaacaagatgaatcaatctatgaagctTAAAAGAATAACTCTTCAATACAGGAGTGTATGGTGTTTTTGTTACAATGTAATCCAAGAAGTGTCCTCTAcagaaatgtagccatcctctttatagtggatgatcctactttagatataattaaaaatacatagtggagaatacatgataaatcagtttttccctaattcccgccgagattctctcccttagtgtgtttgcaacggctcttgtctgtgagctcgagctcAATCGGCCTCGGTGTCGGTCGGTATTATTTTTAGAGCTCGATGCGGACTTGAGCTTGATGCTAACTCGGGATCAGATGATGATCTGGGCTCGGTATCGGTGGGCCTCTGCCCCTTAATCTCGAGTCTACAACATCTtatcatagttcgattcggacccgagctcgataatgacttcgaactcgATATTTGACCTATACCTGAAATCTGACGCTCGTTCGTACCATCTTCGGAGCCTATCTCGATATCACGAAGTCTTCCTTTGGTCCATCATGATCCCAtctcgatcaatcgtacgaaggccgaaatcaatttcgaccgtatacaggcATAAAAGTAGGTTAATATTTCAAGGATATTTTTATCGTTCAATATTTACCATGGAacattcatacttttataataatatagatagatatagatatagatatagatatagatatagatatagatatagatatagatatagatatagatatagatatagatatagatagatatatatagatattattttgcttttataataatattgtATTCCATGCATAAGCTAATAGTAATACTACTGAGGTCTAAAAGTCATAATGTTTTACTTATTTtatgtcacggcccaatttcacctataggtcgtgatggcgcccaacattacagctaggcaagccaacaaataaataaaacatatatcaattatcttcagaataattttctaagtaattttattattttactagcaatattaaagaaattagaaaagataCTGATTAACGTAgcagttggaaattttaagtttcattaagtttgaattggagcatgattcgtggttttggcatcattttatgtgatttgaggtttcaaataagtccgtatgatattttaggacttgttggtatatttggttgaggtcctgaggccctcgggtgagtttcggatggttaacggatcaaaagtttgacttaaaacagctgctgcaatttttctcttctattgGAAATTCTGGGcagtgatcgagcccaagatcgaggcccaggatcgaggccatgatcgaggatcatgatcgaaggcaaaggctcgagggccatgatcgaagacaTGATCGAGGCCAAGGATCGAGgacatgatcgaagccacgatcgaggtcgaggatcgagggccatgatcgaaccacgatcgaggccgaggatcgaggtcatgatcgagggctgcctgggcagaattataaaggagggcattcgccacattcgccatttttgataaattggagcttgagtagaggcgatttttgatagattttcaaggaaagacattggggtaactgattctaactcggatttggttaatatacacgaatatatcattgttttcaccatttaatcagtgttttgagattgaaatttgataaattttgaaaattttcaaatttttttaatttttaaattttttttatgaaaccgaccaactttggtcggtttgcTTTAGCGCAAAAAAGcagaaaactatttttgagtcccacaaaatttatttttcaagaaaccgactaactttggtcgatttttcatttaaaataaattaaaataaatattaaaaaaccgATCACAatcggtcggttaattcggccggtcattttaaaaaatcgagcaaattcggtcggtaattttattttttaacaaaatCGACCGACATTGGTCGGTTATTTttgtgcgaaaatacaattaaagagtataaataaaataaaagacagtcttaaaataaaatgcaccaatggtctagtggtagaatagtatcctacCATAATACAGACCTTGGTTCGATTCCTAGATGGtgcattttttaattatataattaaaataccgaccgactttggtcggttttttcagCAATTTCCTTTGTtctgaatttaattgaccgaccaaagttggtcggtatcctttccgaccttcaaaataccgaCCACATGTTAATGGTAGCattttggacggttattggccattaccgacctaCTTTGGTCTGTTTCTTTTTTTAcgatttttgccgaatttctagtaatgCTGTCAACCTCTATATGCTTGGTCCTTTCAAGATATACTGGGTCGGCTGTTATTTGTAGAGTTGTATTGCTGTCACAATGTAGGTCCAATGGCACTTCTACTTCTGCTCCCAACTCTTTGAAGATCCCTATTAGCCATACCAGCTCAGTTATTGTCCATGCCATGCTCCTATACTCTACATCTGCCGAGCTCCTTGATACTGTGTTTTGTTTCTTTGACTTCCATGATATAAGTGAATCTCCATGTTTGATAATGAAGCATGTGACTGACTTTCTTATGTTTGGGCATGATGCCCAATCTGCATCACGATATGCAGTCAAACTATTGGTCTTTATGCTACTCATCAATATTCCTAAGTCTGGTTCCTTCTTTATGTACCTTACAACCCTGAGTGTTGCTTCCCAATAGCTCCTCTTAGGTTGTTGCATGAACTGACTTAGTGTTTGGACTGTAAAAGCAATATCCAATCTGGTCAGTGTCAAGTAAAGCAGTCTCCCTTTCAATTTTTGATATTTCCCTGTGTCTTCCAGTAATTCATCATCTATGTGTCCTGTGAGTTCATCCATTTCTTTTACTGTAAGCTTCTGATTGTATTCTAATGGTGTCCAGGCTAGTTTGGAGGCACCCAATCTCATGTCTGTGATAAGCTCCAATGCATACTTTCTTTGGTTCATTCCTGATTTACTGAACTCTATCCCTAGAAAGTACTTCAATTCTCCAAGATCCTTCATTTTGAAGGATTGTTGTAGCTTGTGCTTAGTTGCTTGTATTAGTGACAGGTTGTTCCCAGTAATTAACATGCCATCCACATAGACTAGGATAACCACTAAATCTTTTCCTTGCCTTTTTGTGAATAGAAAGTAATCCAAGCTGCTATGTGTGAAGCCTTGAGCAATTAAGGCTTCAGTCAACTTGACATTCCATTGTCGACTAGCTTGTTTCAACCCATATAGGGATTTGACAAGCCTGCAAACTATTCCATGCTCCTCTTGGCTTGAAAAACCCTCTAGTGGTACCATGTAAACTTTATCATGAAGATCACTTTGTAAAAAGGCATTATACACATCCATTTGGTATATATGACAATATTTTGTTGCAGCAATGGACACCATTGATCTCACAGTCACTATCTTGACTACAGGGGAAAATGTATCGTGGTAGTCAAGACCCTCTTGTTGATTGTATCTCTTGGCTGCTAAGTGTGCCTTGAACCTTTCAATGTCACCATTAGCATTGTACTTGACCTTGAACACACACTTGCAACCAATTGCATGTTTTCTTGGTGGCAGATGGACCAACTCCAGAGTGTTGTTATCTTCCAAGGCCTGTATCTCATCCTTCATGGCTGCAATCCATCTGGGATCTGTAGAAGCCTCTTGATAACTCCTTGGTTCAACCACAGAAGTAAAGGTTGCTTGTAATGAGGACTAAGGTTAGTATAATTTAAGTAATGATAAATAGAATGTGGAAGGGAAGATGTACTATTAGCAAAGACATTGGTGATATAATAAGTCATCCAAGCAGGATTCCTCTTAAATGCTGCTCAGATGGTGCAGAAGCAAGATCTCCTGATGATGACTTCTCAGCTGGAAAATCAGCTTCAGTAGCACCTTATTCAGTTGTTTTAGAGTGTGGAAGAACTTCAGCTGCAACTAGATCAAGTGCTTCAAATTATGGAAGAGCTTATTCAGTATTAGGTAGAGGATCTCCATCCTGTGTTGAAATATCTCTAGGTAGCATGTGGTTGTCCTGAGGGGTGTCGAAGATGGTAGAATGGTCTTCTTCAGAGGTCTGGAACAAGGGTTGTGGTCCAGCTCCCTTGTGCTTGAATGGAAACACTCCTTCCCTAAAAGTAACATCCCTATTAATGAAGAAAACATGATTGGTTAAGTCATATAAAATGTAGCCTTTGGTTACTGCAGAGTAGCCCATAAGGACAGCTGGGATAGCTCTGTGAGCAAATTTGCCATGATTGTTCAGCCTTCTTGCAAATCATAGACAACTAATCACTCTCAAATGTGTTAGACTGGGTTTCTGTTTGTGGAAGACTTCATAAGGAGATTTGCCATTCAAAGCTACTGATGGCATCCTGTTTATCAAGTAAATAGAAGTTAGAACACATTGCCCCCAAAACTTCATAGGAATTCCTCCTTGAAACTTAACAGCCCTTGCAATCTCCAAAATGTGCATGTGTATTCTTCCAGCTATGCCATTCTGTTTTGGAGTGTATACATAAGTTTTCTGATGTATAATCCCTATAGATTGGAACAATTGATGACATTCAAAGTTAATAAAATTTCCACTATTGTCTGATCTAATACTCTTTATGGTCTTGATTCTACACCATTATAAAGAAACTTTTAAGTACTATAATTACATCACTCTTGAGTTTTAACAGAAACACCCAGGTCATACGAAAACGGTCATCCACAGTTATCAAGAACGATTTATTTCCACCAACAGTAGGTACATGATAAGGACCCCATACATCAATGTGCAACAATTGAAAAAATTTTGCAGTTCTACTATCAATGTGCTTAAAGGGCAATCTAGTGTGCCTTGCTAAAGGACGCACAGTACAATTTCAACTGCTACTTTACAATCTTCGTGAGATAATCCCAGAAGTTGTTTTATTGTTCCTAATGATGTATGCCCTAACCTCTTATGCCATAGTCCTACATCCATTTTCCCTTGTGTTGCAGTTAACTCCTTTACTGAAATGTCTTTCCTTCTTCCAAGATTATGAGAAAGCCTATAGAGTCACTCCCTCTCTCTACCAATCACCTTCACCTTTCCACTATAAAGGTCCTGGAATAGAAAGAAGTGGGGGGAAAAGGTGGCTGAGCAACATAGGTCTCTTGTGATCTTAGACACAGACAGAAGGTTATACTTAAAATTTGGAATGCATAAGACATTGCTCAAAGTTCCAGTATTTCCCATAGTGTAAGAACCAACATGACTTACTGTAGTAGTGGTACCATTAGGCAAATGTACCCTTCTAGCATtacaattgttgatttttgctttatCATGTAGTAAACTCTTATTAGAGGTCATTTGGTTTGTAGCTCATGTGTCCACTATCCAGTCCTTCTTCAATTCTACTAAGAAAGCTTTAATTTTACCTGCCATATTTGCAGAGGAGGTGTCTCATGTATTCTCTGAACCTTCTTTGCTCAGCGGCTTCAATATTTGACTGTATTGTTCAGGTGTGAAGTAAGAACCTCTCAAAGTATCAGCATTCATGATTTTGTCCCCCATTTGTATTTTGCTTCCACTTGCCTCTGGTTTTGCATTCTCTTTCAAAAAGGCATTGTGAGCAGTATTGAAACTACCTTCTTTCTGAACTTGAAGTCCTATGGATATCCAATTAGTTTATAACATCCTTCACGAGTATGACCCTTCAATTTGCAGTAGTCACAGTAAAGAATGTAATTTCTCCTCTGTCTCTGCTGATTCCCAGCCTTAGCAGTCATCAAGGCAGTTACATCCACCCCTTCGACTCCAAGAAATGTATTGATTATGCTTCTCTAACTCTCACGCTTAGTCAGCATGGAGTATGCCTTGTTTAAGGTTGGAACTGGAACCATCATGAGTATCTCGCTTCGCGGCTACTCATAGGATTCATTGATACCCATAAGAAATTGTAATAGCTTCAATCACTCCATGAATTGGACAAATTCTCGTGATTTTGCACAATCACATCCAGGAATTGGGGCTAAACACTCAAACTCTACCCAAAGTAGCTTCAACTTCGAAAAACAAGTTGAAATCGAGCTTGTACCTTGACTAATTATTGTAATTTGCTTGTGAATCTGGAAGATTCTAGAACAACTGACCTTGTTGAATCGCTCTTTCAGTTCTCCCCAAACAACGCTTGCATTTGAGGAATAGATAATGCCACAAAGTAATTCTGGCGAAACACAGTTCATAATCCACGATAACACTATGGCGTTGCAACGCTCCCACAGATCTACTAAGTTTGGACCAAATCCTCTTTTTTGCATGTGCCTTCGATGAACCCTAGTTTATTGTGACATATGATTGCGATTCTCATCGCACGGCTCCATATGGAGTAATTCTCCGGTCCTTGTAGCTGCAGTGAGACTAGCACAGCTCCGGAGTTATCATTTGAGGTCAAAAATAAGGGATGATTGTGACTAAGTTTTTCTGGTAATTCATCGTCAATCGTAAATCTTAATCGAGAATGTTGCTCTGCTCATGTGAGATACGCTAATTCCCAGTGGGTTCTGATATCATATTAAACTGAGCTATCTGTTGTGCAATCTGTAACAATGGAGGTCTAGAGAGGAATCATAGGGAGAGACGACAGAGAGAATGAAATGCAAAATGGCTTCGTTAGTCACATAACCATTTGTAAGCACATACATATATACAATCTATTTATCTGTTACTCCACTAACTAACTGTCAGCTAATGTCCAGCTAAGCACTCACTAACCGACTCATtctaacaataattaactaactaCTCAACTATGGTGTAGTCTACTGTAATTAACTCCCTAACTCAGGTTACTCCAGTTTCATCATTAATTAAGAGCGGAGGAAACTCGACCGTCCGACATTGCATTTTCCATTGTTCCTATAAAAACGTACAACTCCAAGACGGATAACGTCATAACGAAATGAAGATAATATACATAGAGAGTGACATCGTATTTATGGCACAACAATATTAGTACCTACTAAGCTGGAAGGACCGCGAAACTAGGCATTACTAATTTGAGAAAGGACAGCAGGGATATCTACTGATGATGTGCCAAGATTTAGCCACCACAAAACAATAAATTGTTCTCTTTCCTAAAATTCAGTAAGAATTGAATAAAAATTCAAGTCGCCATTTACGACTTAAATAAGCAAATGGGAAATGGCTATTTAAATCAAAATACAAAGAACCCTTATTTTTGCACCATCTTATTCTTGGTTCGTTTTCAAcaaatattctttttcttttgatttttctctactcTATAAGATGGGGGATACTTCAGTAGTAGTGCAATCACAAGTACAAGGTGAGCTTCTTTTCTCGGGATCATTTTTCTAATtatcaaatattttctttggtcatCTGTATAATATATCAACTTATTAGCCGCATATAGATTAGGGAAAGTAAAGATTTCATGGCAGTCCAAAAGCTAAAGAATAAACTTACCAAAAAAGTGCTAATTACTATCACACGCTTAGCTCTTATTTCCTAATGTTTTAGCCGTGTATCTTCTAGTAGCAAATAGATTTACTGTAGTTTTATACTGTAGCTAGCAAAAGTCATCTAACTAACACAATCTTTGAATCTGTGTGCTGTTTCTAATCCTCTTACAACTGTATTTGGTTTCTTTCATGAAGGGTTAACTAATTTCACTTATAGCCACTATTTTTATCCACTGTAATCATTAAGTTATTAAACTATTATTTTTATAGCAGGTAAAGTCCAATTACTTTTCGTTATAGTAAGTAAAGTTCAGTTAGTAACTGAAATATAGGTAAAGTTCATTTGCTGACTTTTTCATAGTGTTATAGTGTGTAAAATTCATATGTATTTATAGAGAAaatcacacatatatatagttgaGTTATATACTTCAATGTGAAGATTATTTAGCGGCTTTATTGTTATAATAGACAAAGTTCAATGACAATCATATGCACGAAACGACCAAAAATTGTTACTCGTTTTCATCTTCCTAGTCATTTATTAATTTGCAGAACATTTTTATGGCATTTGTTGCAGCAGATGACGAAGCAAAAATTGAAGAGAGCTCACAGAATGGAACTGATCAGTCAAAAGCTCCAAGCTTCGTACAGTACAAATGGTGGATCCAAATGGTTATTTACTCAACATTTGTTCTCTCTGGCCAAGCCATAGGTACACTCTTTGGTCGATTATATTTTGACAAAGGGGGAAATAGCAAATGGTTAGCTACATTAGTACAAAATATAGGCTTCCCAATTCTCATCCCTTTCCTCTTAATCACATCAACTAAAACTAATCATGAAGTGATCACTGAAATACAGAAACCATCTTTTTATATCGTtgcttcactttatactttgctTGGGTTGTTCCTAGCTGGAAATTGTATGTTATACACAATAGGTTTACAATACCTCCCTGTCACAACTTATTCACTTATTTGTGCTAGTCAATTGGGATTCAATGCTCTTTTTTCCTTCTTCctaaataaacaaaaaatcacCCCTTATATTGTCAACTCATTAGTAATTCTTACTATTTCCTCTTCTCTCCTCGTCCTCCAAAACGACAATTCTGAAGATCAGTCCAATAAAAAGTCTAGAAAAAAATACATAATTGGATTTTTATCCACAGTTGCTGCATCTGCTGGTTATGCATTGATGCTCTCTATTACACAGCTTGCTCTTCAGAAAATCTTTAAGAGGGAAAGTTTTCGTTTGATTCTAGAGATGTCAATTTACCAGTCATTAGTTGCGACATTGGCAATTTTAGTTGGATTTTTCGCGAGTGGTGAGTGGAAAACTATGGACAAAGAAATGGATGAGTATAAATTAGGGAAAGTTAGATATGTTTTGAATTTAATTGGGACAGCTATTTCTTGGCAAGTTTTCTCAGTTGGTTCTATAGGGCTGATTTTCAAAGTGTCCTCACTATTCTCAAATGTGATTAGCATTTTAGGTTTGCCTATTGCTCCTGTTTTGGCTGTGATCTTTCTTCACGATAAGTTAACTGGTGTTAAAGTGATGTCAATGTTGTTGGCTATATGGGGTTTTGTATCATATATTTATCAGCATTATCTTGATGATTTAAAGGACAAGGCTGCAAAAAATGTTCAAGTTGTGGAGCTTTCTGAAAGTCTCTCATTGAAAGAGGTTaaacatgtaatttaattaaatatgaTATTTCGGGTAGTTTATTAAGATCGTATATAACTTTTCCATATCTCAAGTTGTATTATATGCATTGTATCAGTTTGAAATTTTTGCATGGATTTTCGAATGAAAATAACGCACGGAAAAGTTGAGGTAGATTAGATATCTATCGCATTAGGTCATTTTGTTTATTCATTTGTGGCTCTTAGCAGTAATCGGCATTTTGAAtggttatttttggaaaaatgggCAAATATATTTTACACGTCAAACAATAAATACTCTTagataataatatttaattttaaaaaagctttcatttttataatggCTCCAATATAACTACAATTACGTATCGTAATGATTTGTATATTCTTTTGCCTGCGAGGTTGTCCTCCTAGCTCGTTACATATAACATTTTGATTGAATGGTCCAATCGGGATGGAGCTAGCCTTTTGCTTACGGGTTCGTTCGAACTTAGTAGTTTTTGTGCAAAATTTATATTTATCTTGTGAAATTTAtgaaatatgtataaattattattttagaacCCATTAATTTAAAAGAACTAGAATctcgaacccataaacttcaaattttggCTCCGCATCTGGTCCAATCATTTGCTAAAAATAGAAATATCGATGGAAACACATCAAAAGAAAATGAGGACAAAAGAGTCGAAGTATTCGGAGGACTATATGTCATAATTTTGATAGTCCATTAAGTTAGAaatttgacaagagtgggttgctctagtggggAACACTCtctacttccaaccaagaggttgtgagtttgagtcaccccaagagcaaggtgtgGAGTTTTTGGgggagttttaaaaaaaaattaacattagGAAAATACTTTTGTCTCTCACTAAGACCTTATCCACTTGATGAATACATATTGTACCTTATCAGGTGTAGTCAAGAAGGCATTTGATGTTAAATAATTACGGAAAGTATTTtgtgtaaattaaaaaaaaattgtcataTTGTTAATGATAGATATAATAATATAGACATTACTAACATGTAGCGGACTTACTTTTTTTAAATTAcgtaatattatttgaaatatgttTGATCACGCACTTACTCGATCTCATATCCCGCCCATAGTAATTTTTTGAATTATAATCAAGATTATTTATCCCTTTTCTATATGGAATAGATAATTCCATGAttgtaatataaaaataatcttGATCTTAATTAAAATACAACCAAACACATAATAGATTAATCTGAAATTTGTATTGGAATAACCCATTTAATTCCTCTAACCAAATGGCCCCTTAGATATTTTGAGTTGTTCATACTTCTGTTGAGTCCTTGGTTATTTTTTAGGATAAAATACACAGCTGAtcactttttaaaaaatatttaagaaaataatactACTCTTTGTTAAAAAATATTCCATAAATGGCAAATTATTTTACATTAATGGCAGATAAAGATTATGCACATAATTAATGAGAGCCAAAATGCACAAATTATGGGGTATTTGTCTTTTTACACTTTCTCTCCTATTTTAAATTAGGGATTCAGTTATGTTCTCATATTTTTCATTACATTTCTTAACTGTTACACTCATTTAATCATTATGAAACTAATACTACATATCCAATTATTCATTATACAAATATTTGGTATAACTTTTTAGAGGAATTCTGTTTATACTATTGTATTAATATAGGGGAAAAAGTAATATACATGGTATAActcaattatattatatttttattgaaGTATAATATTATATATTCCTGATATAATTCATTTTTAGAGGTATACTAATGTATTAATATACATAGTATAACTCGATATATGTTATGATGGTATTAAGGTAATATATTAGCATATATCTAGTATAATTTTTTTGTTTAGAAATGCAATGTAtataaatattaacgtaagaatATACCTTATGTGACCTTTTTAAGaatataccattttaatgagaaATACTATGTATACCAATGGAAATAGTATACCTTTGATCTTTTTAATAAGAAAGTACTCCCTGAAATAATCATGATATAAAATTACTtggtttatattttatatataccttaaatataTATTACATTTTTCTTGAaacatatgtattttattttttcaaaatataaagatgtATACTTTCGCTAGAGTTTATGTTGTATAAAAAGGTACATGTATTTTTTTTCTAGTAAATAGATCCAtttatgaaaagtagaaaatctgttatgaaatgaattaattccagcaaaaaaataggaaaatatatTACCATTTAAATATGTTAGAGATTGGTTTCAAGAGAAATATAAGAAAAAATGTTACAAAGT
Proteins encoded in this window:
- the LOC107775284 gene encoding putative purine permease 10 isoform X2, with the translated sequence MGDTSVVVQSQVQDDEAKIEESSQNGTDQSKAPSFVQYKWWIQMVIYSTFVLSGQAIGTLFGRLYFDKGGNSKWLATLVQNIGFPILIPFLLITSTKTNHEVITEIQKPSFYIVASLYTLLGLFLAGNCMLYTIGLQYLPVTTYSLICASQLGFNALFSFFLNKQKITPYIVNSLVILTISSSLLVLQNDNSEDQSNKKSRKKYIIGFLSTVAASAGYALMLSITQLALQKIFKRESFRLILEMSIYQSLVATLAILVGFFASGEWKTMDKEMDEYKLGKVRYVLNLIGTAISWQVFSVGSIGLIFKVSSLFSNVISILGLPIAPVLAVIFLHDKLTGVKVMSMLLAIWGFVSYIYQHYLDDLKDKAAKNVQVVELSESLSLKEVKHVI
- the LOC107775284 gene encoding putative purine permease 10 isoform X1, producing MGDTSVVVQSQVQADDEAKIEESSQNGTDQSKAPSFVQYKWWIQMVIYSTFVLSGQAIGTLFGRLYFDKGGNSKWLATLVQNIGFPILIPFLLITSTKTNHEVITEIQKPSFYIVASLYTLLGLFLAGNCMLYTIGLQYLPVTTYSLICASQLGFNALFSFFLNKQKITPYIVNSLVILTISSSLLVLQNDNSEDQSNKKSRKKYIIGFLSTVAASAGYALMLSITQLALQKIFKRESFRLILEMSIYQSLVATLAILVGFFASGEWKTMDKEMDEYKLGKVRYVLNLIGTAISWQVFSVGSIGLIFKVSSLFSNVISILGLPIAPVLAVIFLHDKLTGVKVMSMLLAIWGFVSYIYQHYLDDLKDKAAKNVQVVELSESLSLKEVKHVI